In Schaalia sp. JY-X169, the following are encoded in one genomic region:
- a CDS encoding restriction endonuclease: protein MISSQTKTPRAWLVRGSKDVRFKQWMLDEGYTGIDFREVGDLREAADLAAMRTVVARQYPGEKSGALGNYAAQLNAFANKIKAGDTVVLPMTSEGLLALGTVTGDYEYLPDSDGLKHVRKIEWVRTDVSRSSVNQDLLYSLGAFSTVCEIKRNDAEYRLRQLRAGAESDPGARAEVQLVLPPTDTEVVDSDEAIASDGQDIIRYSRDRILARIREQYSGHELQDLVAAILRAEGMTCKVPPKGSDGGIDIVAGSGVLGISAPTIIVQVKSQSGRVGSEVLDQLGGVVGQHQADHGLLVAMGGLTSPARAKVRAQQLKVAVWDAEEVLNRLLEHYDQMPDDVKRTIPLRKAWLIDESETV from the coding sequence GTGATAAGCAGCCAAACCAAAACGCCCAGAGCTTGGTTGGTTCGCGGCTCAAAGGATGTGCGTTTCAAACAGTGGATGCTCGATGAGGGCTACACCGGGATCGACTTCCGCGAGGTCGGCGATCTTAGGGAAGCGGCTGATCTAGCGGCCATGCGCACCGTGGTTGCGCGCCAGTATCCGGGCGAGAAGAGTGGCGCTCTTGGTAACTATGCGGCTCAGTTGAACGCATTTGCAAACAAGATCAAGGCCGGCGATACGGTGGTGCTTCCCATGACTTCAGAGGGTTTGCTCGCACTTGGCACCGTGACTGGCGACTACGAGTATCTGCCAGACTCTGACGGTCTCAAGCACGTGAGGAAAATAGAGTGGGTCCGCACTGATGTCAGTCGCAGCTCAGTTAACCAAGATCTTCTTTACTCGCTCGGCGCATTCAGCACCGTCTGTGAAATAAAACGGAACGACGCGGAATACAGGCTCCGGCAGCTTCGTGCCGGCGCGGAGTCAGACCCGGGTGCTCGCGCCGAAGTGCAGCTTGTCCTGCCTCCAACGGACACCGAGGTCGTTGACTCCGACGAAGCGATTGCATCTGACGGTCAGGACATCATCCGCTACTCCCGCGATCGCATCCTCGCCCGCATCCGTGAGCAATACTCCGGACATGAACTCCAAGACCTAGTCGCAGCTATCCTTCGCGCAGAAGGAATGACGTGCAAAGTGCCCCCTAAGGGATCCGATGGTGGCATCGACATCGTTGCCGGGTCGGGAGTCTTGGGTATTTCCGCGCCGACAATCATCGTGCAGGTGAAATCACAGAGCGGCCGCGTTGGCTCAGAAGTTCTAGACCAACTTGGCGGTGTTGTCGGCCAGCACCAAGCCGATCACGGTCTGCTAGTCGCAATGGGCGGACTGACAAGCCCCGCCAGGGCCAAGGTCAGGGCACAGCAACTCAAGGTAGCCGTGTGGGACGCTGAAGAAGTACTCAACCGCCTCCTGGAGCATTACGATCAGATGCCCGACGACGTGAAACGCACCATTCCCCTTCGCAAGGCTTGGCTCATCGATGAGAGTGAGACCGTCTAG